The Aedes albopictus strain Foshan chromosome 2, AalbF5, whole genome shotgun sequence region TCACTACCGCTCAGTATTAGAGAGCTTCCAAATAAATTAGCAACaacattttaatttcatttttcagaattttggatTGATTTGGTTTGTTTGAGTCGCGTCGTTTGGGTTCGAATTGGTAAGAAGAGGTTCCTACTGAACTGTGAGGCCTGCCCTGAGCAGGAGTTCTCATGCCGGGATATTATCAGAGGTAACGGTCCTTCGTtttgaaggtggcgcttaagctgtTATCTTGGCGAAACGGAACGGATTGTTAcaatttggcgcccaacgtggggcccgaaaAGCAGTTAGTAGATTTTTTGAATTGGACTTTGTCCGAGAAACATTTAGTAGAATTTCAAATTGGACTTTGTTGAAGCACGATTCATACTTGATTTTGAATACATTTTGGGTTTAGTTAGGATAAGTTGGACTTCCTTAGTTAAGTTTTTATtgagtttgttttttttagtCACTTTTCTTAGTTTAGGATTAGGTATTGGAATCTGGGTTTGGTATTGTGCTTACAACTTTCCTTTTGAATTTTGAGTTTGAATTTTTGTTGCCcatcataagtttttttttttttttttttctttttcataaaCATTAGGTAATAATTATATTCAGTCTCAGTCaattgtcatattttttttttctctctttattTTTTTCCGTATTAATCGGTAGTGAATTGAAAGCAATAAGGGTGAATTTACAGTACGGCgttctggtgattttttttttctttttttttgtttatagtgaaattttgtttattAATATTTGTGTTTCTGATTATAATTTGAATTCAAAATGAACTACTATCTCATTAACGAACAGTGTTTAGAAGAAGATGAAGTGAATTATGAGTTGCGTATTCGTGATTATCCGATAGATGGCTCGTTAGAAACACGACGTAGAGCATTGCGTCGTTTGTTGCGAGAAAGTGAGAGTGTTGAGGTGAAGCAGACTTGGTATTCCATTGAAGACGAGTATGTGGGCATTCCGATAAAACTACAGCAAATCGAGTTAGCAATCAGGAATCGAGTTGGGGCTGGCTGTTTGTCGCGACTGGTACATCTACACAAACGAGTTCGTAGATATCATGTGATCAGCTACGACGAACGAGAGAAGCAGAAAATGCTGTTGAACGCTGTGTCGCAAATGGCGCTTACCTACTTCGGTGTGAATCTCGACGTTCTTGGACAAGCAGTACCTGTTATGACCTTGGTTACGGGGCCGCAGGAGACGAATGGGGGTCCTTCGGTACCAGACGGTCATGTGTCAGGATGGAACCGACAGGGCGAGCCTTTGAAGCAGCAGTCGATGCAGGAGGATTTGATTCTGTTTTCTCCAATGCCGGTCGACGGATCGAATGTGGATTTTAGACGGCACACGTTTCCTGTGACCGGGACCCAAAATCCGAGGTCAGATCCATTACCACCTATATTGATACCACAATCCCATCAGTCCAATACACCGAAAATAGGGGAGGCGAATGTGAATCCGGACACGCCACAGTTTAAAAGTTCGATTCAGGTGCAGTTGAGTCGTCGACCATCCGTTCCTGTGTCTGCTCCGATGCCGATGAATGCTTTCGATGTAAATCCATTCGCACATGGATCGAATATCGGTGTAAATCCGACCCAAGCCAGCAACCAACCGTCCAATCGAATCGAGCATAGTTCGCCCGAGTTACGAGATGGTTCATCGGTATGTGGATCCCGAGATAGTCCAGCGTTGCAGCGTCAAGATCAAACTGGGAAGAAAATAACGTTGAATGAGTTTGTCCATGTTTCCGAGATAGAAACCTACATTAAAAGCTGCATCAGTCAAATTCTGACTCGAGATGTCGTTGATAACTTGGCGGATCGTTTCAATACTATCGGGTTTAAGGAGCCAGAGGTGTCCGAAATTCCGCGTGTTTGGTCAGGAGAACCAAATGAAAGAGGAGGAACTGCAAAATTGCCGTTCGTTCGACCAGCACCGCCGGATTCAACCCGGATGCCACCAGGGGGATCACAGTATGTCAGTCAAAAATGTGGGATCACGCCAACCGGATGGTTACCACAATTTCAAAATGTATCTTCGAGTTCTATGGTACCTCCGGTACAGCCGATAATGACTCCGGAGCCGTTTCCGAATCCGTATCGTAAACAAGACATTTCTCTGAACCAATCAATACCTCAACCAACGAATCACTCTACGTTCATGGGTCAACCATTGGGAGCTGGAAATCCGTTGAGCAACAATTTTAATCAAACCCAATTTTTGCGTCAGCGTTTACCTCACCAGACTTGCAACATCATTGAAAAGTGGCCGAAGTTCTCGGGCGATGGCAACGCTGTTCCTGTAGTGGATTTCCTGCGGCAAATTGAGATCCTTAGTCGCTCGTACCAGGTATCTCCAGATGAGCTAAGAATGCATGCTCACATGCTGTTTAAAGGTGATGCCTATGTTTGGTTTACCGCTTACGACGACAAGTTGGATTCGTGGGCCACGCTGACAACCATGTTGAAGATGCGGTATGATAATCCCAATAGGGATAGAGCGATTCGAGACGACATGCGGAACCGAAAACAAAAGCCGAACGAATTGTTCAGTGCCTTTTTAACTGATATTGAGGCCATGTCACAAAGGTTGATTCGTAAGATGTCAGCTGAGGAAAAATTCGATTTGGTGGTGGAGAACATGAAGATGTCGTACAGAAGACGGTTAGCTCTACAGCCAATTCAGTCTCTCGATCATTTAGCTCAGCTGTGTTATCAGTTCGACTCTCTCGAATCTAATATGTTCCTCACCAAACCGACTGCAAAACCCGCTGGACTCAATCAAATCTTGGCGGAGGAAGAATTGGAGGAGTATGAAGAAGTCTCAGAGGAGGAAGACACCGCAGTAATGGCTGTACGACCGAAGATAACACGGAAAATCGCTAGCAAACCCGTGGAATCCAAGGATAACCAAGGAGCTGATCAACCCTTGTGCTGGAACTGCAGAAGTCTTGGTCATATGTGGAGAGACTGTACGCAACGCAAAACTCTTTTCTGTCATATTTGTGGTCATGGGAACACGACGGCCTACCAATGTCCTCAAAAGCATAATCTCAAACCACGCGAATCGGTAGACTCAAAAAACGAATAAATACGGTAGTTTCCGGGAACCAAACTACCGAGGAGCAGTCAGGAGTTCCCACTTTGAATTTCAAATACTTTTCTCAGAATTATAGTATAAATACTTGCTTTCGAAGATGTCCCCATCTGGTAGTCAAGATTTTAGATGAAGAAATTGAAGGGCTTGCCGATACAGGTGCCGGAGTGTCAATAATAAGTTCGGTAGAATTGATTAAGAAGCTTGGGTTGCCAATTAAAAAATGTCACGTTAAAATAAAAACCGCTGATAGTACAGAATATTCATGCTTAGGATATGTGAATATACCTTTCACATATCTCTCAAAAACGCGAATAGTTCCTACGATTATTGTCCCGGAAATTTCAAAAGTGCTTATTTTAGGAGTTGATTTTCTAGAAGCGTTTAATTTTCGTTTGATGATTCCGCGAGAACCTGAGCAGTACGACAAAGAAAGGAGTGAAATTACGGAAGATTGCGACTTGGTTGAGATTATGTTTGTCGAGAATTATTTTGGTGACGACAACACTACCATCTGTTTCCAAATTCAGCCGGAAGCCAACGAAGAAATCATAAAGGAACCAACAGAAATCGACGCTAGCCTAGACATGCCAACTATTGAAGTACCGCAGAATCCGTACAAGACGCCCGGAGATATAGAGACAGAACACCACCTCACTAATTCTGAAAGGCGAGAGTTGTTCGAAGCTGTTCAGGAACTTCCAGCAACTGCCAACGGCAAATTAGGACGCACCCATGTTTTAGAACATTCAATAGAGCTGCTGCCTGGAGCGAAGCCTAAAAAGATGGCCTCCTATAGATGGTCACCGATAGTGGAAAAGGTAATAGACGAAGAAGTGGATCGTATGCTTCGGCTTGGTGTGGTTGAAGAATGTACCGGACCGGTGGATTTCCTGAATCCCCTACTGCCAGTTAAAAAGGCGAATGGCAAGTGGAGAATTTGTCTCGATTCACGGCGGTTAAACTCGTGCACAAAGCGAGACGATTTCCCGTTTCCAAATATGGTCGGAATCCTCCAAAGAATCCAGCGATCTACCTATTTCTCTGTGATAGACCTGTCCGAGTCCTACTATCAGGTGGGACTAGAGAGAGATTCGACAGATAAAACGGCCTTTCGGACCAATAAAGGTTTGTACAAGTTCGTCGTAATGCCGTTTGGGTTAACAAACGCTCCAGCGACAATGGCACGTCTCATGAGGAAAGTCCTAGGAAGCGATCTCGAACCATTCGTGTATGTATATCTGGATGATATAAT contains the following coding sequences:
- the LOC134288078 gene encoding uncharacterized protein LOC134288078, giving the protein MNYYLINEQCLEEDEVNYELRIRDYPIDGSLETRRRALRRLLRESESVEVKQTWYSIEDEYVGIPIKLQQIELAIRNRVGAGCLSRLVHLHKRVRRYHVISYDEREKQKMLLNAVSQMALTYFGVNLDVLGQAVPVMTLVTGPQETNGGPSVPDGHVSGWNRQGEPLKQQSMQEDLILFSPMPVDGSNVDFRRHTFPVTGTQNPRSDPLPPILIPQSHQSNTPKIGEANVNPDTPQFKSSIQVQLSRRPSVPVSAPMPMNAFDVNPFAHGSNIGVNPTQASNQPSNRIEHSSPELRDGSSVCGSRDSPALQRQDQTGKKITLNEFVHVSEIETYIKSCISQILTRDVVDNLADRFNTIGFKEPEVSEIPRVWSGEPNERGGTAKLPFVRPAPPDSTRMPPGGSQYVSQKCGITPTGWLPQFQNVSSSSMVPPVQPIMTPEPFPNPYRKQDISLNQSIPQPTNHSTFMGQPLGAGNPLSNNFNQTQFLRQRLPHQTCNIIEKWPKFSGDGNAVPVVDFLRQIEILSRSYQVSPDELRMHAHMLFKGDAYVWFTAYDDKLDSWATLTTMLKMRYDNPNRDRAIRDDMRNRKQKPNELFSAFLTDIEAMSQRLIRKMSAEEKFDLVVENMKMSYRRRLALQPIQSLDHLAQLCYQFDSLESNMFLTKPTAKPAGLNQILAEEELEEYEEVSEEEDTAVMAVRPKITRKIASKPVESKDNQGADQPLCWNCRSLGHMWRDCTQRKTLFCHICGHGNTTAYQCPQKHNLKPRESVDSKNE